A window from Chitinophaga filiformis encodes these proteins:
- the pfkA gene encoding 6-phosphofructokinase, whose amino-acid sequence MKKVSNIAVLTSGGDAPGMNAAVRAVVRTGIYHQLNVYGVMYGYRGMLKNEIFPLESKSVANIIQRGGTILKTARCKEFYEAEGRQKAYENLKKHNIDGIVVIGGDGSFNGAYKMSQEFDIPCIGLPGTIDKDIAGTDFTIGFDTAVNTAVDAIDKIRDTADAHDRLFVIEVMGRDAGYIALHSGISTGAEHIMTPEHLIDVQDIIEDLQTNERRRKLVNIIVVAEGSIAGGAEEVARQVKASCPQLDTRVCILGHIQRGGSPSCQDRILASRMGYAAVEALLNGTSNVMVGIVNNKIQYTPLEQAIKAKEHLDPEWLKMVKILAS is encoded by the coding sequence ATGAAAAAAGTTTCTAACATCGCAGTTCTTACATCAGGTGGAGACGCGCCAGGCATGAACGCCGCCGTTCGTGCAGTTGTAAGGACCGGAATTTACCATCAGTTAAATGTGTATGGTGTTATGTATGGCTACAGGGGAATGCTGAAGAATGAAATATTTCCCTTGGAGTCCAAATCTGTTGCCAATATCATTCAGCGCGGGGGTACTATTTTAAAGACCGCACGTTGTAAAGAGTTTTATGAAGCGGAAGGCAGACAGAAAGCCTACGAAAATCTCAAGAAACACAATATTGATGGTATCGTAGTTATCGGGGGAGACGGTTCATTCAACGGAGCTTATAAGATGAGCCAGGAATTCGACATTCCATGCATCGGTTTACCTGGCACTATTGATAAGGACATTGCAGGTACTGATTTTACCATTGGTTTCGATACGGCAGTGAACACAGCTGTGGATGCAATAGACAAGATCCGCGATACAGCTGATGCGCACGACCGCTTATTTGTTATAGAAGTAATGGGACGTGATGCAGGATATATTGCCCTGCACAGTGGCATTTCCACTGGCGCCGAGCACATCATGACCCCGGAACACCTGATCGACGTACAGGACATCATTGAAGACCTGCAGACCAACGAGCGCCGCAGGAAGCTGGTGAATATCATTGTCGTTGCTGAAGGTTCCATTGCCGGCGGTGCTGAAGAAGTAGCGCGTCAGGTAAAAGCCAGCTGCCCGCAGCTGGATACCCGCGTATGTATCCTCGGGCACATACAGCGTGGTGGCTCTCCCTCCTGCCAGGACCGTATCCTGGCCAGCCGTATGGGTTATGCAGCAGTAGAAGCACTGTTGAACGGTACTTCTAATGTTATGGTAGGCATTGTAAACAACAAAATCCAATATACCCCTCTGGAACAGGCTATCAAAGCCAAAGAGCACCTTGATCCGGAATGGTTAAAGATGGTTAAAATACTTGCGAGTTAA
- a CDS encoding prolyl oligopeptidase family serine peptidase has product MAQQTGIIYPQTNKTDVTDNYHGTIVADPYRWLEDDNSPETKAWVKAQNEVTNAYLAKIPFHGAVKKRLEELWNYPKIGTPFKKGDYYYFFKNDGLQNQAVLYRQQSLTAAPEVFIDPNKFSDAGTVALGSLSFSKDAKHVAYQIAKAGSDWQQAFVMDVESKQLLKDSIDWIKFSNISWRKDGFYYSRYDKPTEENKLSKKNEFHKVYYHRLGTSQDQDELIYQDKEHPLRNLGVDVTEDERFLILHETEGTSGNQLSYWDLQDPAQKEFKLLVKGFESEPNVIDNDGDKLLLLTNEGAPNYKVELVDPKNPSSRKLIIPEQQEVLKEVNTGGKRLFAMYLKDASSRVAQYTYDGKLERQIALPGIGTAAGFGAAARDKELFYSFTSFVAPATIYRYDIATGKSSLFAKTEVKFRQEDYETKQVFFTSKDGTKVPVFLSYRKGIQLNGQNPVLLYGYGGFNIPMTPGFSVSNLFFMEQGGIYAVVSLRGGNEYGEAWHKAGMLEKKQNVFDDFISAAEFLVKSKYTSPSKLAIRGGSNGGLLVGACMTQRPDLFKVALPAVGVMDMLRFQNFTIGWAWVTEYGTSAKAEQFPYLYKYSPLHNLKAGTQYPATLITTADHDDRVVPAHSFKFAAALQAANTGTNPTLIRIETQAGHGAGKPTSKLIEEAADIWSFTMYNLGMSFK; this is encoded by the coding sequence ATGGCGCAACAGACCGGAATTATTTATCCGCAAACTAATAAAACAGACGTTACCGACAATTATCACGGTACTATCGTTGCAGATCCTTATCGCTGGCTGGAAGACGATAACAGCCCGGAAACAAAGGCATGGGTGAAGGCACAGAATGAGGTGACCAATGCTTACCTCGCTAAGATCCCTTTTCATGGAGCGGTAAAAAAGCGGCTCGAAGAACTGTGGAACTATCCTAAAATAGGTACACCGTTCAAAAAAGGAGACTATTACTACTTCTTTAAAAATGATGGTTTGCAAAACCAGGCTGTACTGTACCGTCAGCAATCGCTGACGGCTGCACCCGAGGTGTTCATCGATCCCAACAAATTCTCAGACGCCGGTACCGTAGCGCTGGGAAGCCTTTCCTTTTCGAAAGATGCCAAACATGTGGCCTACCAGATCGCCAAGGCGGGATCTGACTGGCAGCAGGCCTTCGTGATGGACGTGGAGAGCAAACAGCTGCTGAAAGATTCTATCGACTGGATCAAGTTCAGCAACATCTCCTGGAGAAAGGATGGCTTCTACTACAGCCGCTACGATAAGCCTACGGAAGAGAACAAGCTGTCTAAAAAGAACGAATTCCATAAGGTATATTACCACCGCCTGGGCACCTCCCAGGACCAGGATGAGCTGATCTACCAGGATAAGGAACATCCCCTGCGCAACCTGGGTGTGGATGTTACAGAAGATGAACGCTTCCTGATCCTGCATGAGACGGAAGGCACCTCGGGCAACCAGTTATCTTACTGGGACCTTCAGGACCCCGCTCAGAAGGAGTTTAAGCTGCTGGTGAAAGGTTTCGAGTCCGAGCCTAACGTGATCGACAATGACGGCGACAAGCTGCTGCTGCTCACCAACGAAGGCGCGCCCAACTATAAGGTAGAGCTCGTAGATCCGAAAAACCCTTCCAGCCGTAAGCTGATCATTCCTGAACAGCAGGAAGTATTGAAGGAAGTGAATACCGGTGGCAAAAGATTGTTTGCCATGTACCTGAAAGACGCCTCCTCCCGGGTGGCGCAATATACTTATGACGGTAAGCTGGAACGGCAGATTGCCCTTCCCGGCATCGGTACTGCCGCCGGTTTTGGCGCTGCTGCCAGGGATAAGGAGTTATTCTATTCCTTTACATCCTTTGTGGCCCCGGCAACTATCTACAGATATGACATTGCTACCGGTAAGTCAAGCCTCTTTGCCAAAACAGAAGTGAAGTTCCGCCAGGAGGACTATGAGACCAAACAAGTGTTCTTCACCAGTAAGGATGGTACTAAAGTACCGGTGTTCCTGTCTTACAGGAAAGGTATTCAGCTGAATGGGCAGAACCCGGTGCTGCTCTACGGCTATGGTGGTTTCAATATTCCCATGACGCCAGGGTTCAGCGTTTCCAACCTCTTTTTCATGGAACAGGGAGGCATTTATGCAGTAGTCTCCCTGAGAGGCGGTAATGAATACGGCGAGGCATGGCATAAAGCTGGTATGCTGGAAAAAAAGCAGAACGTATTTGACGACTTCATTTCGGCTGCAGAATTCCTGGTAAAATCAAAATATACCAGTCCTTCCAAACTGGCTATCCGTGGTGGTTCCAACGGCGGATTGCTGGTGGGCGCCTGTATGACACAACGCCCTGACCTGTTCAAGGTGGCATTGCCCGCAGTAGGAGTGATGGACATGCTGCGTTTCCAGAACTTCACCATCGGCTGGGCATGGGTAACGGAGTATGGTACAAGCGCTAAGGCAGAGCAATTCCCGTACCTTTACAAATACTCACCCTTACATAACCTGAAAGCAGGTACGCAGTATCCGGCTACCCTGATCACAACAGCCGATCACGACGACCGTGTAGTACCAGCGCACTCTTTCAAGTTTGCAGCTGCCCTGCAGGCAGCCAATACAGGCACTAACCCAACGCTTATACGTATAGAAACACAGGCAGGCCACGGAGCCGGTAAGCCGACTTCCAAACTGATCGAGGAAGCAGCCGATATCTGGTCGTTCACCATGTACAACCTGGGTATGAGCTTTAAATAA
- a CDS encoding SDR family oxidoreductase has translation MKVLITGSNGLLGQHLIPVFLEDGRYQVIASGRGPNRLPIQAGYTYEATNLRDATSVRHLLEKHQPDIVIHAAAMTQVDDCERNKDLCWDTNVAATRYLLQAAEKYNTFFIFLSTDFVFDGLQGPYAEDAAVNPISYYGSSKVAAESMVRNSKLPWAIVRTVLVYGVAADPKRSNIITWVKSNLEQGKKLKVVDDQWRTPTLVQDLAAGCKLVADKKATGIFHISGKETLTPYQMAVQTAGYFKLNTQLLEKVDAKSFTQPAKRPAKTGFVIDKAVKELGFAPHSFEEGLEIVAKEI, from the coding sequence ATGAAGGTATTAATCACAGGAAGCAACGGATTATTGGGCCAGCACCTAATTCCAGTTTTTTTGGAGGATGGCCGGTATCAGGTAATAGCCAGCGGGAGAGGCCCTAACCGTCTGCCGATACAGGCGGGATATACCTACGAAGCTACCAATCTGCGGGATGCCACCAGTGTGCGGCACCTGCTGGAAAAGCATCAGCCGGATATAGTCATCCATGCTGCGGCTATGACCCAGGTCGATGACTGTGAACGTAATAAAGACCTTTGCTGGGATACCAACGTAGCAGCAACGCGTTATTTACTGCAGGCTGCCGAAAAGTACAACACCTTCTTCATCTTCCTGTCTACCGACTTTGTATTTGACGGTTTACAGGGGCCCTATGCAGAAGATGCTGCCGTCAACCCCATCAGCTATTATGGCTCCAGCAAGGTTGCCGCAGAGAGTATGGTCCGCAACAGTAAGCTGCCATGGGCTATCGTACGTACGGTACTGGTATATGGCGTGGCGGCAGATCCTAAGCGCAGTAACATTATTACCTGGGTAAAAAGCAACCTGGAGCAGGGTAAGAAACTGAAGGTCGTGGATGACCAGTGGCGTACCCCGACGCTCGTACAGGACCTCGCCGCAGGATGTAAACTGGTAGCGGATAAAAAAGCCACCGGCATATTCCACATCTCCGGCAAGGAAACACTGACCCCTTATCAGATGGCCGTACAAACTGCCGGTTATTTTAAACTGAACACACAGCTTCTTGAGAAAGTAGATGCCAAAAGCTTCACACAACCTGCCAAACGCCCCGCTAAAACAGGTTTTGTTATAGACAAGGCCGTGAAAGAGCTGGGTTTTGCCCCCCATAGTTTTGAAGAAGGACTGGAGATCGTTGCAAAAGAAATTTAG
- a CDS encoding tetratricopeptide repeat protein, whose product MQFIRKFLVPGHWYLFLASFCILAAPVSKAQQTRVYTEPDKVFKDAQQLFQQEKYAVAMQLFRQTIDNISYFQETSRSLVKTDAQYYYTVCALKLGQANAEKLALDFLAFYNNSAREQLVSYQLAKYYFHQNKLKEAIPLYEKANIENLSNSEIAEAKFELAYCYFNVKDFQKAQPLFGSIREVPGKYYLPANYYYGFIAYYNRQYNEALTSFQRVVNDPKYSTIVPYYIAEIYYFQNKKDQLISYAEPLVKKGGLYYEAELKQLLGQAYFERKDYQKALPYLQEFQDNAEEVRKEDIYQLSYSYYQTGNYSKAINGFKQLSSEQDSLGQNSMYLLGDCYLRTNQKANARNAFAFCARNSTNAQQQEISRFNYGKLSYELGYQDAAISELTSFVSSYPQSAYNKEAREILVNLFLNTNNYNDALTIIEAMPDKSPTVLKAYQKVAYGRATELINDQQLAEADRLLDISLKNPYDKNLVQLAHFWKAEIAMRQNKTDAAIGHLNAYLTGGVPASGEANAQTASYNMGYSLLKKEDYTRALQHFEAAQRTTGPNAARITADAALRSADCYYMLKDYGKAMALYDKIIASNQAGSDYATYQKSIILGIQGKTNEKVALLKQLGSKYPSSGFGNDADLEIANTYLAEEKYNEAIPYLENVLQKQPNGPNAPRALLKLGLCYFNKDNDDKAISYYRQVVEKYPNSPEANEALAAVKDIYVSQGKTDAYIALLRSTGQSVSASAEDSLSYAAAETKFSNGDCAGATIAFNSYLQRFPNGAFVLPANFYKSECAYNAKDYTGALPGYEFVLTKNNSLYAERAALQAANINFYQVKNYEKARTYYLQLQDLSTTKENTFTATRGLLRSNYLLKHWDEVNSYAEILLSSSNISTDDQIIGHAYLGRAEQEQGNYDEAIKEYKIAAGLTKSEIGAEARYNLAYCLLQKNDLAGAEKAGFDVIKNTPGYEVWVAKAYILLGDVYARQKDYFNAKATFQSIAENCPIPELKQEAKDKLAKAEAEEKAASKIKSNK is encoded by the coding sequence ATGCAATTCATAAGAAAGTTTCTTGTTCCCGGACATTGGTACTTATTCCTGGCGTCTTTCTGTATACTGGCTGCGCCTGTGTCAAAAGCACAGCAAACGCGCGTCTATACCGAGCCGGATAAAGTTTTCAAGGATGCCCAGCAACTTTTCCAGCAGGAAAAATATGCGGTGGCCATGCAATTGTTCCGGCAAACGATCGATAATATCAGCTATTTCCAGGAGACCAGCCGTAGCCTGGTGAAGACAGATGCCCAGTATTATTATACCGTTTGTGCATTGAAACTGGGACAGGCCAACGCGGAAAAACTGGCGCTGGACTTCCTGGCCTTCTACAACAACAGCGCGAGGGAGCAGCTTGTCAGTTACCAGCTGGCCAAGTACTACTTCCATCAGAATAAGCTGAAAGAAGCCATCCCCCTGTATGAAAAAGCGAATATCGAGAACCTTTCCAACAGCGAGATCGCAGAGGCCAAGTTCGAACTGGCTTACTGCTATTTTAATGTAAAAGACTTCCAGAAGGCACAGCCACTGTTTGGTTCCATCAGGGAGGTACCGGGCAAATACTATCTGCCGGCCAACTACTACTATGGCTTCATCGCCTATTACAACCGGCAGTACAATGAAGCACTCACCAGCTTCCAGCGCGTGGTGAACGATCCTAAATACAGCACTATCGTTCCTTATTACATTGCGGAGATCTATTACTTTCAGAATAAAAAGGACCAGTTGATCAGCTACGCAGAACCGCTTGTTAAAAAAGGCGGACTTTATTACGAGGCAGAACTGAAACAATTACTCGGTCAGGCGTATTTCGAAAGGAAAGACTACCAGAAAGCATTGCCTTATCTGCAGGAATTCCAGGACAATGCTGAAGAAGTAAGAAAAGAAGACATTTACCAACTGTCTTACAGTTACTACCAGACCGGTAACTACAGTAAAGCCATCAACGGCTTCAAACAGTTGAGCAGCGAACAGGATTCCCTGGGGCAGAACTCCATGTACCTGCTGGGCGATTGCTACCTGCGTACCAACCAGAAAGCGAATGCCCGCAACGCCTTTGCCTTCTGCGCCCGTAACAGCACCAATGCGCAGCAACAGGAGATCTCCCGGTTCAACTACGGTAAACTGTCTTATGAACTGGGCTACCAGGATGCCGCTATCTCTGAGCTGACCAGCTTTGTAAGCTCCTATCCACAGTCCGCTTACAATAAAGAGGCCCGCGAGATACTGGTGAACCTCTTCCTGAACACCAACAACTATAACGACGCGCTGACCATCATTGAAGCGATGCCCGACAAGTCGCCGACTGTCCTGAAGGCCTATCAGAAAGTAGCCTACGGCCGCGCCACAGAACTGATCAACGACCAGCAACTGGCAGAAGCTGACCGCCTGCTGGACATCTCACTGAAGAATCCTTACGATAAGAACCTGGTGCAACTGGCGCATTTCTGGAAAGCCGAAATTGCCATGCGACAGAATAAAACAGATGCGGCCATCGGCCACCTGAACGCTTACCTCACCGGCGGCGTACCTGCCTCCGGCGAAGCGAATGCACAAACAGCCAGCTATAACATGGGTTACAGCCTGCTGAAGAAGGAAGACTATACCCGCGCCCTGCAGCATTTTGAAGCAGCACAACGCACCACCGGCCCGAATGCAGCCCGTATCACTGCTGATGCGGCCCTCCGTAGTGCGGACTGTTACTACATGCTGAAAGATTACGGCAAGGCAATGGCCTTGTACGACAAGATCATTGCCAGCAATCAGGCGGGATCTGACTATGCTACCTACCAGAAAAGTATCATTCTCGGTATCCAGGGTAAGACAAATGAAAAAGTAGCCCTCCTCAAACAGCTGGGCAGCAAATATCCTTCTTCCGGTTTCGGTAATGACGCCGACCTGGAAATAGCCAATACTTACCTGGCGGAAGAGAAATATAATGAGGCCATCCCTTACCTGGAAAATGTATTGCAGAAACAGCCTAACGGACCAAATGCACCCCGTGCACTGCTGAAACTGGGCCTCTGTTATTTCAACAAGGATAATGATGACAAGGCTATCTCCTACTACCGCCAGGTAGTAGAGAAATATCCCAACTCTCCTGAAGCCAATGAGGCACTGGCCGCTGTAAAAGATATTTATGTGAGCCAGGGAAAAACAGATGCGTATATCGCTTTGCTGAGATCTACAGGCCAGTCGGTAAGTGCATCTGCAGAAGATTCCCTGAGCTATGCAGCAGCAGAAACGAAGTTCAGCAATGGCGACTGTGCCGGCGCTACCATCGCCTTCAACAGCTACCTGCAGCGCTTCCCGAACGGGGCATTTGTGCTGCCGGCTAATTTTTATAAATCAGAATGTGCTTACAACGCCAAAGATTATACAGGTGCATTGCCCGGTTACGAGTTTGTGCTGACCAAGAACAACAGCCTGTATGCAGAGCGTGCCGCTTTACAGGCTGCCAATATCAACTTCTACCAGGTGAAGAATTATGAGAAAGCCCGCACCTACTATCTGCAGCTGCAGGACCTTTCCACCACCAAAGAGAATACCTTCACTGCTACCCGCGGATTATTGCGCAGCAATTATCTGCTGAAACACTGGGATGAAGTGAACAGCTACGCTGAGATCCTGCTGTCCAGCAGTAATATCAGTACCGACGACCAGATCATCGGTCATGCATACCTGGGCCGTGCAGAGCAGGAACAGGGCAACTATGACGAAGCGATCAAGGAATATAAGATAGCCGCGGGGCTTACCAAGTCTGAGATAGGCGCTGAAGCCCGCTATAACCTGGCCTACTGCCTCCTGCAGAAAAACGACCTCGCAGGCGCAGAGAAAGCTGGTTTTGATGTAATAAAGAATACACCGGGATATGAAGTGTGGGTGGCTAAAGCCTACATCCTCCTGGGTGATGTATACGCCCGTCAGAAAGACTATTTCAATGCAAAGGCTACTTTCCAGAGCATTGCAGAGAACTGTCCGATACCTGAGCTGAAACAGGAAGCGAAGGACAAACTGGCGAAAGCAGAAGCAGAAGAAAAGGCTGCCTCTAAAATCAAATCCAATAAATAA
- a CDS encoding DoxX family protein, with translation MSKLFTSRVNTGAVNFAMLVLRVVFGALMFTHGLAKLKGFSQMVGKFPDPLHVGQTISLSLTIFAETLCAALVAVGLLTRLAAVPLVFCMIIVVFIVMKNAPLSQNEMGILFLAAFTAILFAGPGKYSLDHLIGK, from the coding sequence ATGAGCAAACTATTTACATCACGTGTGAACACCGGGGCTGTCAACTTTGCTATGCTGGTATTGCGTGTGGTTTTTGGTGCATTGATGTTCACACATGGCTTGGCAAAACTAAAGGGCTTTTCCCAGATGGTGGGCAAATTCCCTGATCCGCTGCATGTAGGACAAACAATATCCCTGTCCCTGACCATTTTTGCAGAAACCCTCTGTGCGGCACTGGTAGCTGTCGGTTTACTGACCCGCCTTGCAGCTGTTCCGCTGGTCTTCTGTATGATCATCGTGGTTTTCATTGTCATGAAAAATGCACCTTTGTCGCAGAATGAAATGGGCATCCTGTTCCTGGCTGCCTTCACTGCAATATTATTCGCCGGGCCTGGCAAATACAGCCTGGACCACCTGATAGGAAAATAA
- a CDS encoding acyl-CoA thioesterase: protein MFTQTTQIRVRYGETDQMGYLYYGNYALYYEVGRAEAIRTLGFTYAELEKQGIIMPVAELNSKYLRPAYYDDLITVKTMLKELPVDHKIRFHSELYNEKGELLNVGVTTLVFLHADTKQRYGMPPIMMERLAPFFEKSL from the coding sequence ATGTTTACACAGACGACACAGATACGCGTACGCTATGGAGAAACGGACCAGATGGGATATCTTTACTATGGCAACTATGCATTATATTATGAAGTAGGGCGTGCAGAAGCCATCCGGACGCTGGGTTTTACCTATGCCGAACTGGAAAAACAGGGTATCATTATGCCGGTGGCGGAGTTAAACTCGAAATACCTGCGCCCGGCCTACTACGATGATCTTATAACAGTGAAGACTATGTTGAAGGAATTGCCGGTCGATCATAAGATCCGGTTCCATTCCGAACTATATAATGAAAAGGGCGAGTTACTGAACGTAGGTGTCACTACCCTGGTATTCCTGCATGCAGATACCAAACAGCGGTACGGGATGCCCCCGATCATGATGGAACGCCTGGCTCCTTTTTTTGAGAAAAGCCTGTAA
- a CDS encoding CinA family nicotinamide mononucleotide deamidase-related protein, with product MTIQADKVLASIITIGDELLIGQTIDTNSAWMAQQLNAMGIWVHRRVAIGDVREAILEALEKEGTVSDIVLITGGLGPTADDITKPVLCEYFGGKLVRDEATYVQVMEFFESRGLPTLQRNVDQALVPDVATVLHNTRGTAPGMWFEKEGKIYVSMPGVPHEMKGLMSDHVLPRLQEYFQTPAIVHQTLLTSGMGESFIAERLTHFETSLPPHIKLAYLPSYGLLKLRLTAFGTDKLSTAAALSIYFHQMKELLADIAVADQDFPIGEVLGRLLKEKGKTVGTAESCTGGFIAHNITLVPGSSAWYKGSIVSYSNEIKSGLLGVKQETLQANGAVSEAVVREMARGALQQLKTDYIIAVSGIMGPDGGTPEKPVGTVWIAAGSAKELVTMKHQLRYDRLNNIQMTATYAMNELRKLIV from the coding sequence ATGACAATACAAGCGGACAAGGTATTAGCAAGTATCATCACGATCGGAGATGAACTACTGATAGGACAAACGATAGACACCAATTCAGCCTGGATGGCCCAGCAACTGAATGCGATGGGAATATGGGTACACCGCCGTGTAGCCATTGGAGATGTGAGAGAAGCTATCCTGGAGGCTTTGGAAAAGGAAGGGACGGTATCGGACATTGTGCTGATCACGGGAGGACTGGGGCCTACGGCCGATGATATTACCAAACCCGTATTGTGCGAATATTTTGGAGGAAAGCTGGTAAGGGATGAAGCTACCTATGTACAGGTAATGGAATTCTTTGAAAGCAGGGGCCTGCCAACCCTGCAGCGTAATGTAGACCAGGCGCTGGTACCGGATGTGGCCACAGTGCTGCACAATACCAGGGGCACAGCGCCGGGTATGTGGTTTGAAAAGGAGGGAAAGATCTATGTTTCCATGCCGGGTGTGCCACACGAAATGAAAGGATTGATGTCCGATCATGTGTTGCCACGCTTACAGGAATATTTTCAGACGCCGGCCATTGTACACCAGACATTGCTGACTTCAGGCATGGGAGAGTCGTTCATAGCAGAGCGACTGACGCATTTTGAGACTTCGCTGCCCCCGCATATAAAGCTGGCCTACCTGCCGTCTTACGGCTTGCTGAAGCTGCGGCTCACGGCTTTCGGCACAGATAAGTTATCCACAGCCGCCGCATTGTCCATCTATTTTCACCAGATGAAAGAACTGCTGGCAGATATTGCTGTGGCAGACCAGGACTTTCCTATCGGAGAAGTGCTGGGCAGGCTGCTGAAGGAAAAAGGCAAAACAGTAGGCACAGCCGAGAGCTGTACAGGAGGGTTTATTGCCCACAACATCACCCTGGTGCCGGGAAGTTCCGCCTGGTACAAAGGCAGCATCGTTAGTTATTCCAATGAAATTAAAAGTGGTCTGCTGGGGGTAAAACAGGAAACACTACAGGCCAATGGTGCGGTGAGTGAGGCAGTGGTACGGGAAATGGCCAGAGGCGCCCTGCAGCAGTTAAAAACCGACTATATCATAGCGGTATCCGGCATTATGGGGCCAGACGGCGGTACTCCGGAAAAGCCGGTCGGCACCGTATGGATAGCTGCCGGCAGCGCCAAAGAGCTGGTGACAATGAAGCACCAGTTGCGCTACGACCGCCTGAATAACATACAGATGACAGCAACTTATGCAATGAATGAATTGAGGAAGTTGATAGTATAA
- a CDS encoding dihydrolipoamide acetyltransferase family protein: MAIVELVMPKMGESIMEATILRWHKKPGDHVKTDETVLEIATDKVDSEVPSIADGEITEILYAENDVVPVGTVIARINTAVDAGYATAAPVAPVAVQEAPAATVREEAPVPQHETVSAPYEAQFVTSGARFYSPLVLTIAQQEGISFAELEKIPGTGNEGRVTKKDILNFVEAKSKGLTPAAAPAPQPQRTEAPAPAEQAVSRPAAAVTPAAPVSNGVGSASAPASVSSGNYGNNVEIIEMDRMRKLIAEHMTRSKHTSAHVTSFAEADVTNMVKWRDQVKAAFEKREGEKITFTPLFIEAMIKCIKRYPLLNSSLDGDKIIVKKDINIGMATALPSGNLIVPVIRNADMLNLVGLTRQVNQLANAARQNRLKPDDTQNGTITLTNVGTFGSLAGTPIINQPQVAILAVGAIKKRPVVIESPYGDTIAIRHMMYLSLSYDHRIIDGALGSTFLSAVAQELENFDVNRGF; encoded by the coding sequence ATGGCCATTGTAGAACTGGTAATGCCCAAAATGGGGGAAAGTATTATGGAAGCCACCATATTACGCTGGCATAAGAAGCCGGGAGATCATGTAAAAACTGATGAAACCGTGCTTGAAATTGCGACGGATAAGGTGGATAGCGAAGTACCTTCTATTGCCGATGGGGAAATTACCGAGATACTCTACGCGGAAAATGATGTAGTACCGGTGGGTACCGTCATCGCACGTATCAATACCGCTGTTGATGCCGGTTATGCGACAGCTGCTCCTGTAGCTCCGGTGGCTGTGCAGGAAGCGCCTGCTGCCACTGTAAGGGAAGAAGCGCCTGTTCCGCAACATGAAACGGTGAGTGCTCCTTACGAGGCACAGTTCGTGACAAGTGGGGCCCGTTTTTATTCCCCGCTGGTGCTGACCATTGCACAGCAGGAAGGTATCAGCTTTGCTGAACTGGAAAAAATTCCTGGTACCGGCAATGAAGGCCGTGTGACCAAAAAAGATATACTGAACTTTGTAGAGGCGAAAAGCAAGGGGCTTACGCCTGCAGCGGCGCCTGCGCCACAGCCACAGAGAACAGAAGCACCTGCACCTGCAGAACAAGCGGTAAGCCGCCCGGCCGCCGCTGTAACTCCGGCTGCTCCGGTCAGCAATGGAGTAGGTTCGGCATCTGCACCTGCTTCAGTTAGCAGTGGCAACTATGGCAATAATGTGGAGATCATTGAAATGGACCGTATGCGTAAGCTCATTGCCGAGCATATGACCCGTAGCAAACATACCAGCGCGCATGTTACCAGTTTCGCAGAGGCCGATGTGACCAATATGGTGAAATGGCGCGACCAGGTGAAAGCGGCCTTCGAGAAAAGGGAAGGAGAGAAGATCACCTTCACGCCGCTCTTCATTGAAGCAATGATAAAATGCATCAAACGTTACCCGCTGTTGAACAGCTCACTGGATGGCGATAAGATCATCGTCAAGAAGGATATCAATATCGGTATGGCAACTGCTTTGCCTTCAGGTAACCTGATCGTTCCGGTGATCCGCAATGCTGACATGCTGAACCTGGTTGGCCTGACCCGTCAGGTGAATCAGCTGGCCAATGCAGCCCGTCAGAACAGGCTGAAACCTGATGATACACAGAATGGCACTATCACCCTGACCAATGTAGGTACCTTTGGCAGCCTGGCTGGTACGCCCATCATCAATCAGCCACAGGTGGCTATCCTGGCAGTAGGCGCTATCAAAAAGCGTCCTGTTGTGATAGAATCGCCTTATGGTGATACCATCGCTATCCGTCACATGATGTACCTGTCACTGTCTTACGATCACCGTATCATAGATGGCGCCCTGGGGTCTACTTTCCTGAGTGCAGTAGCGCAGGAACTGGAGAATTTTGATGTGAACAGGGGATTTTAA
- a CDS encoding RNA recognition motif domain-containing protein, translated as MNIYVANLHYRLNDEDLHQIFSEFGEVTSAKIIKDHETGRSRGFGFVEMPNQEEGSKAMDSLNGTEIEGKQLMVNEARPKQPNNNSRGGGFNRGGGGGYGGGGGRGRY; from the coding sequence ATGAACATTTACGTAGCCAACCTGCACTACAGGTTGAACGATGAAGACCTTCACCAGATATTTAGCGAATTTGGAGAGGTTACTTCCGCTAAAATTATCAAGGACCACGAGACTGGCCGTTCACGCGGTTTCGGATTCGTGGAAATGCCCAACCAGGAAGAAGGTAGCAAGGCTATGGATAGTTTGAACGGTACTGAAATCGAAGGCAAACAACTGATGGTAAACGAAGCAAGACCTAAACAACCGAATAATAACTCAAGAGGTGGTGGATTTAATCGCGGTGGCGGCGGCGGATACGGCGGCGGCGGCGGTCGTGGTCGTTATTAA